The window cctaaacatattacttgacttggggtggttttaagtttattagtttattataaagtttcgtctcacttcatgcttgtatgaacactttataatcactttaaacaaacttatggatttccttttattagactttatttagttcttaaaagggattgcctttataaagttatgaaaccatatctcattaaaacaaatgatataaagaacacttcatttacattaagtttgtatcctagaacaattgtctataggacactaaaccccaacacccaACGCTTGTATCTTCTAGCGGCGCTGGTTCTCGGCTAGGGCACACAATCAAGGCGGCTTTCTTTTCTCCCTTGGTGGGACCCATCAACGGTGTGAGAATGTACTTGGCCCCATATTTGAATACGGTGTACGTGTTGTCCCTTCCCAAATGTGAGGCATCTCGATCGAATTGCCAAGGTCTCCCAAGGAGCAAGTGATACACATCCATATCAACCACATCACACATAATCTCATCGTGGTAAGCCCCAATAGAGATAGGAACCTTGCACCGGTGGGTGACATTAAGCTTCTCCCCCTCTTTAATCCATCCCACTCAATATGGGTTCAGGTGTGGCTCGGGCACTAAGCCAAATTTGCTCAAAGCGGCCTTGCTAAGGATGTTCTCTTGACTTCCACCATCAACAACCAACTCACATTTCAATCTGTGGATTAGACCTCTAATCCTAAACAATTGGTGCCTCGGGTCATGCTTTTATTCAACCGACATCAGTACCCTCTTCACTACATGGACTTTCCGCTCATCCCTAGATGATCCACTATCGATGGGCTCACAATACACCCCATTATTTCCTCCATAATCATCATCATCGTATCGCTCAACCATGTTAGCGCTCCTCCTTCTTGGACACTCATTCGAGCGATGTCCCGGTTCATTGCATCGAAAGCACTTAAACAGAGCCGGTTTGGTGTACGGGTTGTTGCTCTTATGAGGGGCGGCTGTCCTAAAGGGTCGCACATCTCCGCTAGGTGATTTTCCCCCACTCAAGACCTTAGTGCCGCTTGAACTAGCGCCACCTTTTTCCTTGTCCACCCCTTTGGACTCTTCTCCCTCCTCGCATGCTTTCTTAATTTTCGGCCTCCGGTACCCATCACGGGCTCTAACATTCAATTGAGACTCGGCCTTCAAAGCTAGATTCCGTGCGTCTTGAATCCGGATTACCATTTGTGTCCCAATTTTGTCCTGAATATTATACCGTAGCCCCTctagataccttgaagtcttttggcttttggtttccgacaagttagcccttaccgaaagccttaagaactcCGAAGTATACTCGTGCACGCTCCTAGGCCCTTGTGAGCAATTCCGgtaggagctgtagatatactgcTCGTAGTCGGGCGGCAAAAATCGTTCTCTCATCATCGATTTCATCCTCCTCCAAGACCTAATcggttcccttcctcctcttctcctCTCTTCCTTCACATTATCCCACCATACCGAGGCTCCCCCTTTCAACCTATAGGCCACTAACCGAACTCTCCTATCTTCCGGTATACCCGCATAGTCGAAGAACCTCTCCACCTCAAGTAACCAATTAAGGAACCCCTCAATGTCAAGTTCCCCTCCGAATGTAGGTAGATCAACCTTCAGCTTGAAAGCATCATCCCTATCATGGTGTCCTCCATACCCCACTCTCCCATTCATTCTGTTCCTATATCCGCCCCTATCAATGGCATGACCCCCATACGGATCATTCACCCCATAATTTCCTCTTCCGTGGCCACCTACATCATCATCATTCAAAATATCCAAATTCCCGGTACGCACATGCGTgtgaccaacaacatcattcgcATGCATATCATTCATAGCATCATCATCCATTCTAATCCCCATAGTTCTAGCAATTTTAGGCATCTCAAAATCATCAGATAGATCTCCATCGCTATCGCTATCAATGTTTCTAACGACTACGGGATTAGTCCgtcttacctcttgaacccgaggGCCCAAGGTTTGGGGTGCATACGTTCTCCTTGGTGGTGGCGTTGGTTGTCGGTCAAGTAGAGGACAGGCTTGTTCTTCTTACCGCCGGTGAGGCTCTCCGGTTAAGAGAGCTTGATTATTGCGGGTCGTTATAGTGAGTTCTTCAAGAATGAGACGAATATCTCGGGTACTCGTGTCATGCTTCTCTTCTATCGCTCTTAGAGACTCCATGATATGCTTCACGTTGCCTTCTAGTGTCTCAACTCGTTGCTCCATGGATCCGGTGGATTCgtttgtgatacgtggttgaaccatttccgagaagaagtctccggaaaggaaaacgactcggctctgataccaactgatgtagattaaatcgatctggaggttttaatcttaaaccaacaaagattacaaacttctcaagctaaacttgaaggttgaataaacccaaaggAAGAtatccttgctccaatggaggcttcaaaatataatattcatcaaaagttATGAATCATTACAAAGTAAGGAGAATATATACTCCTTCCAAATAAGAACAAAAGACTAAAAGGTCTCCCCTAGGGTTACCAACAACAAAGGAACCAAAGGGGTAAGGCAGTCATTACATAAAGGTAGAATAAAGAGCAATTAAGTCAAATGGCAAAGTGGTAAATAGTtaaatggcaaaacagtaaataagagGTGGCAGATATTGTCCTTAACAacaagaacttggggaggaagtattcctcaacccagttacgccccgcgtggcctccctcacgccccgcgtggatgtgTCCCTGGGCTTGGTGGTTCTTGTTGGGCACTCTTACGCGTGGCATCCCGagacatacgccccgcgtactcgaCCTCCTGGTCTGAACTCGCGTCGGAGGCtggttccacgccccgcgcctcggagggcacgtcccgcgtgtgCGACTTTCTGGGTTGTTCTACCGGCTTTGGGCTTTTCACGCCCCGCGCCCTaccaggtacgccccgcgtgctcccCTGTTTGCCCTTTTCTTCATCTCCCTCGGCTAGCTCTCTACGGGTCTCGTCTTTAGGTTCCGGGTCCGCCTCTAGATGGTGGATGCCCTCATCAAAAACATGATTACTCGCAACAAGTCATGGAAGCAGActcaaagcaatacataaccaTAAGGTTTTAATTGAGTTGCGTGTAGGAAAAGTGTTGTGAGTACGGATTTGCAGTCCGGATGATGTAAGCAATTTTACTCTACGAAGGTAGAAGCCGAGTTTGGCAATGTGGAGAATTTGAAGAAAGTCCAAAGAATATATGTTTAATGGACTAAAAGAACTTGAACTATGATTGATATGGGTATTTTTATTCAAATATagacatatttatttttaatttattttatttaaaaacaaaaaaaaaagatttggaGAATCCCATAAGGAAAGGCGTCCCGCTTCgaaagagaaaaaattaaacGCCCACCATGGGGCTCGAACCCACGACCACAAGGTTAAGAGCCTTGCGCTCTACCAACTGAGCTAAACGGGCTTACAATTTGctcttattttatttaaatatgaaattatttgttttttttgtgtttcgtTTGGTCTTATTAGATTCTTTCTAGTGATTTTTAATCTCTTTGAGTATTTtgtacatataaaaaaaattcctacTCACTTTCAAACCTAAATTGATTTTATGTCAAAGAGAGTTACTTGCAtggaattttaataaaatatttaaatccctCGTTCATTTATAGTCCTAAACAAAATGCAGTTTCAGTCATTGTACTAATATTACAACATTCTTATATATACAGTAATACCTTAATGTAAATTCCTCCTTTAATTTCATGAATGTATCCCAATTCCCTTGCGGGTTTGAAAAGGGTCGTAAACTATGTAATTTACtttgcatatttttttttactacttTGTGAATGTTGCATAATGCCTTAGTATATAGTAAATAGGAATTGAAAATTGAGTTAGCAATTATAAGGAAAATCACTCATTAAAGTCTAAGGAAATTAGTAATTAGTTAAGTAAGTGATTGTGGACAACTTTATCTTTGAAGGTGAAGTAGTTACTCGTAATTCTCTTCATCGGTTTTTTACTTGTTAGCTAGAACAGAATGATGACTCAATCTTTTAGACATCGAGTATTTCAAAGTGGTCAATCATATCGAACTAGTACAGGATATATTTATTACTCTTCTAAAAATAAGTAAAGCATTTTTGGACCACAAGTTTCTAACCACTCATAAGTTCCTATTTGTTGtcccttcaaaaaaaaaaaaaaaaaaaaaaaaaaggttcatATTTGTTGTAGGTAAGGTGGTGTAGATAGCAATTTTTATCCGGAACATTTCAATTTTCACCAAATTTCTAATGAATTAAGTAGGTATAGTTTAATTGTTATATAGATTGGGATTCCAATTGAAACTCTACTCATTGATTTGACACTCAATACCTTATTCTCCAATATCATTTAAAAAATgttctttttattaaaaaaaaatatttctagaataataataaaatgaaaacaaaaagtAGATAAGTTTCTCATTTTAAAAGTGAAATATTttcaacttttaaaaaaaattcttttccaaaaaatataatttttttatgaaacttttaatttaatattcatGGGATCAATGAACAGAAATTATCttcttagaaaatatatttcttGTAAAATACGTAAATATTTATTTGTTGTGATATAAACAGATAatgcaattttttatttaatttttaatgaaattaggaattgaataaaaaaaaggaatttatctaataataaaaGTGAAGTGATAGAAATTGCATTGGACTCTAAAACTATAAACTGCTATTGAAACGTCACTCCATAGCCGAATTCAATCAATCTTTCAGAAATACACACAAAATCTCAAAATCTCAAGCCCTCCAGATTTTTTATATCAATAAACTCagtaagtttttttttctttcagtcAATCTTCGATGATgaacttaaataaataaataaaacttgatgtttatttttatatttagataattagaAGTCTCCTATCGGGATGGCGTCTAAAGGGAACAGAAAAGTTTAGAATCCGCAtagattctttttatttttatatctaGTAGTTTGATGTATAATTGCTTatgattaatatatttttttttctttggttACAGTGTGGGGGAATTACTCCCCGGAGAAAAACAATTAAATCCTAACAAGTCTAGCTCAGCTGGAACCATTGGTGTCTGCAAGAAGTACATCGCACTCGTGATAACTCAAAGGCCTGCATCACCCATTCCTGTTTTATCAGCTCTTTACATTTCTTCAATAGCCAACCGAATCTGTTATCGGAGTTATTCTCATTGTTAATTATTCACACCAGTATTTGAGCGTCTAGTttgatatatttttcttttgtatattatatttatctgATCTTAATATattgtaaaattttaaatatggATCCCTACAATTATAGGAGATATTTGATTATGATTATACGATATGCAACCATTTACTCTATTTTTCATACTTCAACTCGAATTTTTCCCACTCCATCTTCAATTATAGAGTTACAGTAACACTTCTCTAATAATCTACTTCATTTATAACTCTAAATAGAATATTTCTATTAACAAatactattttattattattattattatattaattttacataccatttattataataaatgatatttttatttttaaataattattaaatcttACTCTTAAAATAGAGTAAGATTTTAGAGTACTATTGAAGTGCACTTTTactctaaaaataaattatgaaaaatagTTAGAGATGGGATGCTTTTCAGTGATATATGAGTGctcaaatgatatttttttaatacttttgcatatgattgataaaaaaaatatagaaaggaCACACGTTAATGTTCCTTGATATACCTCTATCGAAGGatcccaataaaaaaaattagatgtaacttttttattataaatatattaacatAATTcagatcttttttttttaaccaacaTAATTCAGATCTAAAAGctcaaaaaatatgaaatttgggatttaaattttatttattatttactaatatatttttaaggCTATTATCTTTTAGTGGTAGAGTACATAAATTAGgacatgatgatgatgatggagTGAGACAAAGTTGATTGTCAAGTGAATTTTGCAACTATTATTGAAGTGTTAGTTGTCTTACACGTCATATTATATACAACTTTTAGAGTTATATGTTCATTTTCAAAGAAATCTTTATTTTGGAAAAAAGACTAATTCatctttttctttattcttttaggaggaagaagaagagccCAACAAGAAATATCATTCTTCCAGAATGGTGAGTAACATTTATTTTTGACGTAATTACTTTTTAATTTACATACTgcataaatgaaaaaaattgcATTGAGAAACTAATTTAATTTGAAGCTTGAACTAAAAATAGAAATGACAACaaatctttttttctttttttagtttttatttcttttataaagTTGTCTTACTTTTATGATCAAATGGTTGGTCAGTCCAAactatatttattaaaaataccTTACTTTCATTCTTCCTTTTTCCATCTTCAAACCCAAAAAAACTTTGGTAACTCTAAccctatccaaaaaaaaaaatctaggtCATCCCCACACTTTCTTGCCATTTTAATTGATCGGAGTAAATCAATAGTTTACCTCGTGTCGTGACCTTTTCTATTGGGATAAAGATCTAAAGATCTAAAATTATTGAAGTGTATTTACCCTAATGTATAGATTTCTAAACAATTTTACTTCTGCTAGTAAAAATTTAAACCAGttggtttattattatttaattacaCATCAGATCTCCCAAATATCAAttttatctaaaatatttattacgtATTTGTTTGATATTGATTTCCTAAACTCTAAAAGAGGTTTTCTCAATTTTTAAGAAATGTTTGGTAAATGCAAACTTCTTTTTAGAAAAACGGCAAAAGATACAATTTGTAGTTTTTGAAGAAAGCAGTTATCATAACTTATCAATAAACTTATCAAGAACTTGTATTTACTAAACACGCACTTTTACTCACAAGGTTATGTTGGTCACAACAGTATCAAACTAACCCTATATTATTAACATAGGTATAAATAACAATCTAAATCTACGGCATATAAGTTAAACACGCACAAAGACAGCTGAAGCGTTTAAAATGTTTACCGTGTTACTAACAaagttataaaaattatatctcAAAATGCACAAAACTGCTCAAATAATATATCGAATCATTATCAAACAAACTTCATTCAAATTATTCACTAGGTAAGATAGAAATTGATCTTGCATTGAAACCTAAAAAGTTACTTTTAGGCTTAAAATACTATTTGACCCATGACCTATTGAAAATGTTAATCTTTTTACAGCTGGCTCATTATTTGGTAACACTTACCCCTCCCTGACTTGCTCAAAATGTTAATTTTTGCACAAATGTTACTAAATAATAGATCAAAACTTCACAATTTAATTTCTTGTTTGGATAGGATCTAAATTTAGACCTTATCCCTTCTTCTTATACATAAGAAGTAAGAAATTGAACTTTAGTAAGAACATCCTTGAAAGAATGATGACCTTGATCTTTAATCCAACAtaaaacaatgaacaaaaaCACTTATATTAGCTAAAACAATTGAACTCTTATTCAGCTGCAAGCTgttggaaaggaaaaaaaaacaaaaaaacagcCCTGTAATCTCTTTAACTAGTTTGCCATTGATTTTTCAGGCAATTACAAATTTAGCAGTGCTAATACCTCAGAAATAACACGTGAATGGGGTAAAATATGGATAAACTTACTAGAATAATTAGTTCAAAATGAATAGGAATTGCATTATTTCCACAATAAGAAATGGCCCATAAAGAGAacaattttaaaaaagaaaaaacttaaTAACAGTTACTATGGCTATGTAACGTTTGTACCCAACAATACAAATCTACAAAGCTTTTCGACATCATAATTCTAGTCCGGTACCCTCTCTGCGAATTCATCCTAGAATAGTTGTCGGCCATTCTCCACTAATCCGAAACCATTCTTCGTTTGCTATATGCAGACTTCCCCACCATGTTTGTTCCATAAAAAATGCTTGTTTTCATGATGGCCAGTCAAACTTCAAAAATTATCTAGCATCTGCCCAATGCTATATCCAGGATCTTCTCAGTAGATTATTGGAGAACGATACGTAATCGATTCGTTTTCCAAATTTACAAGGATCACTATACGATTTGATCATTCCAATACCAAGCACCTCAAGAAATCAATTGTATATAATCCCCCCAATATTTTACACAACCACAAAATTTCCATCACAAGCCAAGTCCAACCTGAAACCCAATAGATATAACAGTATGAAAACTGAGCAATCATTTGTTCCGCAAACAACGAAATTAACAGAATGTAGCATTTTGGTATCAAGCTTAACTCCATTCTTCATTAAATACATCACCGCAACAATTTACAATTCATACCGTTTGACTGCTTTAGCTTTTTCTTCATAGAATAGGCAAATCTTAATAatgaataagaaaagaaaatgcaTGAGAAGACAAGTTCAAATTACCTAGTCTCTCCAAAGCTTGAATGAAATCACCTTCCCTGAACAACTCTGTAATTAAGGACCAGATCTTCTGATTTCTTCCATATGTAAGCTTTCACTGTGGCTAAGCTCATTTCGGGGGATAATACCTGGAAAATTCACAATAATATCAATGAGATGAAGTAACAAACATCCGTAGGAGAATCAAGTAAAACAATATTTAAATCACAGTGGATTGATCATGCCCATTGCAGCTTATCTGCTAGACTGGCACTTCatttgaaaaaaatgaaaaataaaaatgatcaaCATCATATTTGTATATCTGAACATGCAAAAAGTATCATTGATCCTAGTGGGGCAAACTCCAATGTGATTATGCAAGCAATATCACTGGTTTTCCTGCAGAATATAGGcaccatattatttatatatttgcaTCTCTACAACTTTTTTATACTTTAAAAGCTTGTTAATATTCATGCTGATGAATTCTTCGTATCTGTAAATTTTTCCAGGGGATATTATCAAATTTAAACGTTCATATCCAATCACCTGATTGTTACACAATATCTCTATTGAAGGCCTAAGCTTTTGCCAAGGCTTCAATCCAGCTCGATAAGAGCCATCTCCAACTGCAGAATGCTGCAACTGCCCACCACCAAGCCCAGGACTAAATGTTCCATCGGCATTACCATCCAATGGCTTGTCAAGAACCATCTTTTCTATGACATAATTAATAACCTGCATAAACAGAGACAGAGAAAATGAAGTTGGAGACAATGGAGTCTTTGACCAACCCTTTCTGAGGGCGTAGACAAAGCACGACCTAACACAAAATTTATGGTCTTCTTCCACATTTTGTACTTAATGTCTCTGAAGTTGCTGAAAATACATCTTGTTTAAATGTCACTAGACATCTTAAGAGTCTCTTGCACATTCTGTATCTGCTGGGTCTTAAGTTGCTGTTCTTGTTGCATGGAAATTCATACCAGGAAATTATGTTGGTAATGAATATTTAAACAAGATGTTGGGAACTAAATTTCAGGGCAAATATGCAAACAATAAAAACATAGGGATATATTTGTAAATTTTAGACTTATAAATGCATtagtaaatatttttatacaaaataaaataaaatatcaaatacAAGTTCCATTAAAAGGAAGAAGCAGTATTTATTCACTCCGAAAGCTTGAAGAAGATAATTTAGAAAAATTGGAGACCAAGTGTCCAATAATTGGCACATGGTGAACCGGTTAAGAGATTGATTAATGTGCTATGTAAATGCATTTTATTCCATGAGGGCGAGCCTTgtcgcaacggtaaacgttgttgtcgtgtgaccaagaggtcacgggttagagtcttaggagcggcctcttgccaaataaattggtaggggaaggcttgctcccagtacacccttgtggtgggaccctcactcagcggggacgcgtagtgcaccgggccgccctttttttttatagaaagttTACCGAAACCAAAAGTACAAGTTTTTGAAGGTGTTGAACACCCAAAGTTTCCGTTCAACAAATAAACAATGAACATGCCACATTAACTGTAGTATGGAAATCCGAAACTTTTAACTAATTCATCATTATATATCCTTCATACGATCTTTATTTCTTGAAAAAACTGAATGAAACTTACTTTATGTATTCTCAGTATGCGGGGTGCACTTAGCTTGCCTTGTGTGAGGATTTGGACAGCTGATCCTTCACATGGATGCAAATAAAAGCTACACCTGTAGAAatttaacaattttaattattcaCCTTTCTTATGATAAGAAAAATACCACATTTTGCTACAGTGACATTTTTGGACTAATCTTTTGCTCTAACGTCCTTAGTTGTCCTAGGAATCAAAGTCATAAAGAATATTACCTTTTCTTTTAATGTGTTCTAGAATAGAATTCTATGCCCTACCTATTCAACATCCATTATCAAAATTTGACTCAATTAGGATTGCAAAAAGTTTTCGACCTATATAAAAATGCACTCAAATTCATCATTAGATTGAGTTGCTAACCCTTACTATATTCTATATTTCATAGCATTCACATTTTTCTCTTTGCAAATGTGTACTACTTTCAGTCATAAACCTCTCATATATAGTCTCctaaagaagaaaaacaatttcGGCAAAAATAGAAACAAATGTTCAAAAAAATGAGTCACCGTTGCAAGTGCAGAAAAACTAGCACACACAAAATAACATAGGCAATAAGTCCAAAGCACTACTTGCTATGTTCTCTTTGAGGAATGCGATTATGCAACAGGCAATCTAAACACCACCAAGGGAAGTCCTTGTCATCCTCAGTTCCATCTAAAGCAGTAATTTTCTTTCTCCATGGACCTCCTTGAGAGCCTTCAGTAATTATCGAAGGAGGGGAAACTGTTGAAAATTCGAAAGGCGGATAAACCAATGAATCACTTTCAGCACTACCATCTACATCTATTCTGGAATGAGCAAGACTTCTAGGAGTGACATCTTTCCCAGATAAAATGTCCCCATTAGCTGAAGGTTGAGATCCAagtctttgttttcttttggcCTGCCAAGGAGCCGCTAAACCTTTTAATGTTTCACGAGCTAGATTAACCTGCAAATCATGGGACAATTAGATACAGCACCTAAAATAATTTATCAGTAATCTCAATGGTTGATTTATTTGACTTTCAGTTAATAATTTACCTTATCATCCTCAGGCTTTCCAGCAATATTAAGGTCAGCGGAATACATCTCAGCATAAAAGCACTGTGGTGTATCCAAATGAACCGACAAGCTTCCAAGCCTTGTATCCACAGTGAACCACGCAGGTATGCTCACCTAGAGCAATGGAAAAACCAAATGTAAGAACTACTAATAATTGTAACACTCCAATGAATTTGTGAAAAAATAGATCTTAAATACCATTTCAAATAATTGTTCCTTTTTCTCTTCAAATGACACCTGCGGAAAAccaaattgaaaatacaaataGTTATGGCATTATACTGAACCTGAAAACTTCAaatacgaatatcaaaacaccAATTACAAAACCATATCAAGCAAAAAGAAATTGGGAAGGGAAAACAAGATGAAACCTTTCCATAGTCCTCAACTACAACACCCCTTGTGATCTCCCATAGCTTTACTGAACCAGCAGTATCCTATCAAATAGTTGCAAGATACAAGTCTTGTAAAATTCAATTTGTACATAACTATAAATGTACGTAATAGAGAAAAAATATGCTAACCTTAGTCAAAACATGCCttctattatttaaaatttcgTGCTGGACTATTGCTGGAATTCCAGGAACGCTCAGGGTTGGTTCTTTATATACAGGAACCTAAGAAATATAAAACAATGAAACCGATAAGAAAATATGCATCTCATATTCAGAAAAATACGAAGGCAAAAGGATGCAGTGAGCCAAGAGTGTAAATATGCATTGAAGCAAATTATGATAAATCAAAACGAAACTTCCTACAAGCATAGCATGACAAAGATTACAAAGAAATTTGATAAGAAGGATTGTGAACAATAAGCATCACTTACTGGGATAGATCCCTCTAAAGAAACTCTAGCCCTTGAAAAAGACAGGTTTCCAGCTAAAAAAGAACCGCCTTTTTGAAAGACGTTTTGAGGATTGCGTACTTCAGCAGGCCATCTATGAACTGAAGAATCTGTTGTAGCAGCCCATATGCTATCATCATGTAATGCCAACTGCAAAACTGGATGCTCATTTGTGCAAAGCAAAACACTCTCTCTTGTTGCTAAATCTGTCAAGTATACCTGAGGGTATATACAGGAACCACTATCAAATTCCCAGTGTCAAAATTGAAGTAAAGAAGATATAGGTGAATGTGCAGAATGAGTTTAGCTCGGAAAAAATAGAAATCTACTTACAGAAGAATCCCTCCCTCCGCTATAAACATGACTGAATGATGGAGAGCTGGCAAGCGCCCAGACAGAATCTGTATGCACAGCGTACGAATGTACACAACGCTGCTGACCAAGGTCCCATAGTCTATAAacaaccaaaagaaaaaaaaacaattagaGACAATTTTACACCTTTTGATGGTAAAGGAAAGTAGGGACATAGCAAGGATAAAGGATGATGAGTATACTACAAAGAAAAAGACAAAACCAGAAACAGGGAGAAAGTTCCTAAAAAATTTCCACCTGATCATTGAATCAGAGGATCCTGATAAGCAAAACCTGCAAGAACGAAATTTAGAAATTCTTAGCAACTGACTAAACGAAACAGATAAATCGAGCAATTAAACCACCTAAAATGACAAGCAATTCATCAAGAAGAGACCCTGCTGCACAACCATCAGAAGCTGCTAAAATATAACATT is drawn from Euphorbia lathyris chromosome 9, ddEupLath1.1, whole genome shotgun sequence and contains these coding sequences:
- the LOC136206522 gene encoding uncharacterized protein; amino-acid sequence: MHRVGSSGNTTNSNRPRKEKRFTYVLSDADDTKHCAGVNCLAVLKSSVSDGHDYLFTGSRDGTLKRWALAEDSATCSATFESHVDWVNDAVLVGDSTLVSCSSDTTLKTWNCLSNGTCTKTLRQHSDYVTCLAAAEKNSNIVASGGLGGEVFIWDLEAAVAPVSKSNDAMEDDCSNGVNGTGNSLPISSLRTISSSNNISTHTPSHGYVPITAKGHKESVYALGMNGSGTILVSGGTEKVVRVWDPRTGSKAMKLRGHNDNIRALLLDSTGRFCLSGSSDSMIRLWDLGQQRCVHSYAVHTDSVWALASSPSFSHVYSGGRDSSVYLTDLATRESVLLCTNEHPVLQLALHDDSIWAATTDSSVHRWPAEVRNPQNVFQKGGSFLAGNLSFSRARVSLEGSIPVPVYKEPTLSVPGIPAIVQHEILNNRRHVLTKDTAGSVKLWEITRGVVVEDYGKVSFEEKKEQLFEMVSIPAWFTVDTRLGSLSVHLDTPQCFYAEMYSADLNIAGKPEDDKVNLARETLKGLAAPWQAKRKQRLGSQPSANGDILSGKDVTPRSLAHSRIDVDGSAESDSLVYPPFEFSTVSPPSIITEGSQGGPWRKKITALDGTEDDKDFPWWCLDCLLHNRIPQREHSKCSFYLHPCEGSAVQILTQGKLSAPRILRIHKVINYVIEKMVLDKPLDGNADGTFSPGLGGGQLQHSAVGDGSYRAGLKPWQKLRPSIEILCNNQVLSPEMSLATVKAYIWKKSEDLVLNYRVVQGR